In Musa acuminata AAA Group cultivar baxijiao chromosome BXJ2-10, Cavendish_Baxijiao_AAA, whole genome shotgun sequence, a genomic segment contains:
- the LOC103969393 gene encoding protein IQ-DOMAIN 6-like isoform X2 yields MTCKRLHPPTYPTQCPLILFSVSHTSAALSLALEASIYLLQGFSGEEICQEMGGSGKWIKSLIAGIKKQEQDGCERSGGGDNGRSRKWTKLWRSSSWDHLSLRRGSRGSSHRSAASDASSVADAFTVAAATVVRAPPRDFRVVRQEWAAIRIQTAFRAFLARRALRALRGIVRLQAIVRGRQVRKQAAVTLRCMQALVRVQARVRARRVRMSTEGQAVQRMLEAHRGQLDPLKEAEEGWCDSPGTLEEVRAKLQMRQEGAVKRERAIAYALCQKQSLSTMSGRSKQTTASLKHHGLDKGNGKWCWLERWMAAKPWENRLMECTGQKDLPEAESKEDNCGIRTTCGEPGSVKINKNNMTMRVSARPPTITHNHGCRTRPSSSPSTELYYNESSASSSSFCMSTPISTSTLLGSERTEDSNRSRPSYMSLTESIKAKQRAFNVPRMMMQGHPSADARSHRRTLSSIDIKSTDRLNHSAFSCNLENPLPQRVKISMRSMEKEDGYYGKEHTFVSYGS; encoded by the exons ATGACATGCAAAAGGCTACACCCCCCAACGTACCCCACACAGTGTCCTCTCATCTTATTCTCCGTTTCACACACTTCCGccgctctctctctcgctctggaGGCATCAATATATCTGCTGCAAGGTTTCTCTGGGGAGGAAATCTGTCAAGAAATGGGTGGTTCAGGGAAGTGGATCAAGTCCTTGATTGCAGGCATCAAGAAGCAAGAGCAGGATGGCTGT GAAAGGAGCGGTGGTGGCGATAATGGAAGGAGCAGGAAGTGGACGAAGCTGTGGAGGAGCTCCTCATGGGACCACCTGTCGCTGCGGCGGGGGTCGAGGGGCAGTAGCCACCGATCGGCAGCGTCCGACGCCTCGTCTGTCGCCGACGCGTTCACCgtcgccgcggcgaccgtcgtccgCGCCCCGCCGAGGGACTTCAGGGTGGTCAGGCAGGAGTGGGCGGCCATCCGCATCCAGACCGCCTTCCGCGCCTTCCTG GCGAGGCGAGCGCTGCGGGCGTTGAGGGGGATCGTGAGGCTGCAGGCCATAGTGCGGGGCCGGCAAGTGCGGAAGCAGGCGGCAGTGACGCTGAGGTGCATGCAGGCCCTGGTGCGCGTGCAGGCGCGCGTCCGGGCGCGGCGGGTGCGCATGTCCACCGAGGGCCAGGCCGTGCAGAGGATGCTCGAAGCCCATCGGGGCCAACTGGATCCTCTGAAGGAAGCGGAG GAAGGATGGTGCGACAGTCCGGGCACATTGGAAGAAGTAAGAGCGAAGTTGCAGATGAGGCAGGAGGGAGCTGTTAAGAGGGAAAGAGCTATTGCTTATGCCCTTTGTCAAAAG CAATCTTTGTCAACCATGAGTGGGAGGTCAAAGCAAACCACAGCCTCTCTCAAGCATCATGGTCTTGATAAAGGTAATGGGAAGTGGTGCTGGTTGGAGAGGTGGATGGCTGCCAAACCCTGGGAGAACAGGTTGATGGAGTGTACAGGCCAGAAGGATCTTCCTGAAGCAGAATCCAAAGAAGACAATTGTGGCATCCGCACAACATGCGGTGAACCTGGTTCAGTGAAAATAAACAAGAACAACATGACCATGAGGGTTTCAGCGAGACCTCCAACCATTACTCACAACCATGGCTGCAGAACTCGTCCTTCCTCATCTCCAAGCACTGAATTATACTACAACGAGAGTTCTGCATCGTCGTCATCGTTCTGCATGTCGACGCCGATCTCAACCAGCACTCTTTTGGGCTCAGAGAGAACAGAGGACAGCAACAGAAGTAGGCCCAGCTACATGAGCTTGACTGAATCAATCAAGGCAAAACAGAGAGCTTTCAATGTGCCGAGAATGATGATGCAGGGACATCCATCTGCGGATGCTCGCTCTCATCGGAGGACTTTGTCTAGTATTGACATCAAGAGCACTGACCGCTTGAATCATTCAGCTTTTTCTTGCAATCTGGAGAATCCACTACCACAAAGGGTTAAGATTTCTATGAGAAGCATGGAAAAAGAAGATGGTTACTATGGCAAAGAACATACTTTTGTATCTTATGGTTCTTGA
- the LOC103969392 gene encoding probable mitochondrial adenine nucleotide transporter BTL3 isoform X2, giving the protein MHYHYQSPTTFNKYFPELSMATKDTPFVVEPPQYLLATPFSTSLWISKILHANLSRKSGSPSELKCFDVENITCLARIPPTLRFNHILRPESIAATIEEGNEEEEEYGSRKSHNSALASEEGTAKGKGHWNDMHKFLLAGTVSTVISRTCVAPLERIKLECIVQGSKRPLVKIVQCIWTAEGLRGFWKGNALNLLRMVPFKSINFICYDMYLDWLLNSPGKKEITNHDRLVGGGISGLLATVICIPLDTIRTRLVAPGGDALGGVAGCVSHMVQNEGFLSLYKGLAAALISMGPASAVFYTVYDILKSSHLSETKKKRTELGPAWTLAYGAIAGACSETVTYPLEVIRRQLQLQQSTNLGLASAFIDLVKRRGAESLFAGLVPSTLQL; this is encoded by the exons ATGCATTACCACTACCAATCCCCTACCACATTCAACAAGTACTTCCCTGAACTCAGTATGGCAACAAAAGACACACCCTTTGTTGTAGAACCCCCACAATATCTCCTCGCGACACCCTTCTCAACTTCACTCTGGATCTCCAAGATCCTCCATGCCAATCTCTCCAGGAAGTCTGGTTCTCCTTCAGAATTGAAGTGCTTCGATGTCGAGAACATTACCTGTTTAGCTAGAATCCCTCCAACCCTGAGATTTAATCATATCCTGAGACCAGAAAGCATAGCAGCCACCATCGAGGAAGGaaatgaggaggaggaagagtatGGGAGTCGCAAGTCTCACAACAGTGCCCTGGCTTCAGAGGAAGGGACGGCTAAAGGGAAGGGTCATTGGAATGACATGCATAAGTTTCTACTGGCCGGCACAGTGTCCACAGTCATATCCAG GACGTGCGTTGCGCCATTGGAGAGAATAAAGCTGGAATGCATCGTCCAGGGATCAAAGCGTCCATTGGTGAAGATAGTCCAGTGTATCTGGACTGCAGAAGGGTTGAGGGGATTCTGGAAGGGCAATGCACTCAACCTCCTCCGCATGGTACCTTTCAAATCCATCAATTTCATTTGCTACGACATGTATTTGGATTGGCTCCTCAACTCCCCGGGGAAGAAGGAGATCACAAATCACGATAGACTCGTTGGGGGTGGCATCTCCGGCCTCCTGGCCACCGTGATCTGCATTCCTCTCGACACC ATAAGGACGAGGCTGGTTGCGCCGGGCGGCGACGCTCTCGGGGGAGTGGCAGGCTGTGTCTCTCACATGGTGCAGAATGAAGGCTTCCTCTCGCTCTACAAGGGCCTGGCTGCCGCCCTCATCAGCATGGGTCCGGCGAGCGCAGTCTTCTACACGGTCTACGACATCCTCAAGAGCTCTCACCTCTccgagacgaagaagaagaggactGAACTAGGTCCTGCGTGGACCTTAGCATACGGTGCAATTGCAGGGGCATGCTCTGAGACCGTGACGTATCCTCTGGAAGTCATCCGGAGGCAACTCCAGCTCCAGCAATCCACCAACCTGGGCCTGGCTTCCGCCTTCATCGATCTGGTGAAGAGACGAGGAGCCGAGTCTCTCTTTGCAGGACTAGTTCCGAGCACACTTCAG CTTTGA
- the LOC103969947 gene encoding dof zinc finger protein DOF3.1-like — translation MQDRTAAAAAAAAPRIQAAKPQFPEQDQNLRCPRCDSTNTKFCYYNNYNLSQPRHFCKSCRRYWTKGGALRNIPVGGGTRKNSKRSNSFSSSAASSCKRPNPPKPPSQLSEFPKTEPISLVYPPLDPDRHLLDMTGSFSSLLASDGHLESLLGSFDPVGGDAAVLPNSSNANRSCVGIQGMELQSSTGDSGNEIMTTPVIQNFERLEGDSGCWDAGWTDLAIYNPGSSMQ, via the coding sequence ATGCAGGAtaggacggcggcggcggcggcggcggcggccccgAGGATTCAGGCGGCAAAGCCTCAGTTCCCAGAGCAAGACCAAAACCTGAGGTGCCCACGCTGCGActccaccaacaccaagttctgctactacaacaactacaaccTTTCGCAGCCGCGGCACTTCTGCAAGAGCTGTCGCCGTTACTGGACCAAAGGCGGTGCCCTCCGCAACATTCCCGTCGGCGGTGGCACTCGGAAGAACTCCAAGCGTTCCAATTCGTTTTCCTCCTCCGCGGCGTCAAGTTGCAAGCGGCCCAATCCCCCTAAGCCCCCTTCTCAACTCTCTGAGTTCCCCAAGACCGAGCCCATTTCTCTTGTCTACCCGCCGCTCGACCCCGACCGACACTTGCTCGACATGACCGGAAGCTTCAGCTCGCTGTTGGCATCTGATGGGCATCTCGAGAGCTTATTGGGGAGCTTTGATCCGGTGGGTGGTGATGCTGCGGTGCTACCGAATTCGAGTAATGCGAACCGTTCCTGTGTTGGCATTCAGGGGATGGAACTGCAGAGCTCCACCGGCGACAGTGGCAATGAGATCATGACAACGCCGGTGATCCAGAACTTCGAAAGGCTGGAGGGCGATTCAGGATGCTGGGATGCGGGATGGACTGATCTTGCCATTTACAATCCAGGTTCCAGCATGCAGTGA
- the LOC103969393 gene encoding protein IQ-DOMAIN 6-like isoform X1 — translation MQKATPPNVPHTVSSHLILRFTHFRRSLSRSGGINISAARFLWGGNLSRNGWFREVDQVLDCRHQEARAGWLCNHCIFCRLISSFMVESRAAKFGSTLSSVVCLLLAFLKERSGGGDNGRSRKWTKLWRSSSWDHLSLRRGSRGSSHRSAASDASSVADAFTVAAATVVRAPPRDFRVVRQEWAAIRIQTAFRAFLARRALRALRGIVRLQAIVRGRQVRKQAAVTLRCMQALVRVQARVRARRVRMSTEGQAVQRMLEAHRGQLDPLKEAEEGWCDSPGTLEEVRAKLQMRQEGAVKRERAIAYALCQKQSLSTMSGRSKQTTASLKHHGLDKGNGKWCWLERWMAAKPWENRLMECTGQKDLPEAESKEDNCGIRTTCGEPGSVKINKNNMTMRVSARPPTITHNHGCRTRPSSSPSTELYYNESSASSSSFCMSTPISTSTLLGSERTEDSNRSRPSYMSLTESIKAKQRAFNVPRMMMQGHPSADARSHRRTLSSIDIKSTDRLNHSAFSCNLENPLPQRVKISMRSMEKEDGYYGKEHTFVSYGS, via the exons ATGCAAAAGGCTACACCCCCCAACGTACCCCACACAGTGTCCTCTCATCTTATTCTCCGTTTCACACACTTCCGccgctctctctctcgctctggaGGCATCAATATATCTGCTGCAAGGTTTCTCTGGGGAGGAAATCTGTCAAGAAATGGGTGGTTCAGGGAAGTGGATCAAGTCCTTGATTGCAGGCATCAAGAAGCAAGAGCAGGATGGCTGTGTAATCACTGCATTTTCTGTCGTTTGATTTCTTCTTTCATGGTTGAGTCTCGAGCTGCTAAATTTGGTTCTACTCTCTCTTCTGTTGTTTGTCTTCTCCTTGCCTTCTTGAAGGAAAGGAGCGGTGGTGGCGATAATGGAAGGAGCAGGAAGTGGACGAAGCTGTGGAGGAGCTCCTCATGGGACCACCTGTCGCTGCGGCGGGGGTCGAGGGGCAGTAGCCACCGATCGGCAGCGTCCGACGCCTCGTCTGTCGCCGACGCGTTCACCgtcgccgcggcgaccgtcgtccgCGCCCCGCCGAGGGACTTCAGGGTGGTCAGGCAGGAGTGGGCGGCCATCCGCATCCAGACCGCCTTCCGCGCCTTCCTG GCGAGGCGAGCGCTGCGGGCGTTGAGGGGGATCGTGAGGCTGCAGGCCATAGTGCGGGGCCGGCAAGTGCGGAAGCAGGCGGCAGTGACGCTGAGGTGCATGCAGGCCCTGGTGCGCGTGCAGGCGCGCGTCCGGGCGCGGCGGGTGCGCATGTCCACCGAGGGCCAGGCCGTGCAGAGGATGCTCGAAGCCCATCGGGGCCAACTGGATCCTCTGAAGGAAGCGGAG GAAGGATGGTGCGACAGTCCGGGCACATTGGAAGAAGTAAGAGCGAAGTTGCAGATGAGGCAGGAGGGAGCTGTTAAGAGGGAAAGAGCTATTGCTTATGCCCTTTGTCAAAAG CAATCTTTGTCAACCATGAGTGGGAGGTCAAAGCAAACCACAGCCTCTCTCAAGCATCATGGTCTTGATAAAGGTAATGGGAAGTGGTGCTGGTTGGAGAGGTGGATGGCTGCCAAACCCTGGGAGAACAGGTTGATGGAGTGTACAGGCCAGAAGGATCTTCCTGAAGCAGAATCCAAAGAAGACAATTGTGGCATCCGCACAACATGCGGTGAACCTGGTTCAGTGAAAATAAACAAGAACAACATGACCATGAGGGTTTCAGCGAGACCTCCAACCATTACTCACAACCATGGCTGCAGAACTCGTCCTTCCTCATCTCCAAGCACTGAATTATACTACAACGAGAGTTCTGCATCGTCGTCATCGTTCTGCATGTCGACGCCGATCTCAACCAGCACTCTTTTGGGCTCAGAGAGAACAGAGGACAGCAACAGAAGTAGGCCCAGCTACATGAGCTTGACTGAATCAATCAAGGCAAAACAGAGAGCTTTCAATGTGCCGAGAATGATGATGCAGGGACATCCATCTGCGGATGCTCGCTCTCATCGGAGGACTTTGTCTAGTATTGACATCAAGAGCACTGACCGCTTGAATCATTCAGCTTTTTCTTGCAATCTGGAGAATCCACTACCACAAAGGGTTAAGATTTCTATGAGAAGCATGGAAAAAGAAGATGGTTACTATGGCAAAGAACATACTTTTGTATCTTATGGTTCTTGA
- the LOC103969392 gene encoding probable mitochondrial adenine nucleotide transporter BTL3 isoform X1 — MHYHYQSPTTFNKYFPELSMATKDTPFVVEPPQYLLATPFSTSLWISKILHANLSRKSGSPSELKCFDVENITCLARIPPTLRFNHILRPESIAATIEEGNEEEEEYGSRKSHNSALASEEGTAKGKGHWNDMHKFLLAGTVSTVISRTCVAPLERIKLECIVQGSKRPLVKIVQCIWTAEGLRGFWKGNALNLLRMVPFKSINFICYDMYLDWLLNSPGKKEITNHDRLVGGGISGLLATVICIPLDTIRTRLVAPGGDALGGVAGCVSHMVQNEGFLSLYKGLAAALISMGPASAVFYTVYDILKSSHLSETKKKRTELGPAWTLAYGAIAGACSETVTYPLEVIRRQLQLQQSTNLGLASAFIDLVKRRGAESLFAGLVPSTLQVLPSAALSYFFYEMMKSILKI, encoded by the exons ATGCATTACCACTACCAATCCCCTACCACATTCAACAAGTACTTCCCTGAACTCAGTATGGCAACAAAAGACACACCCTTTGTTGTAGAACCCCCACAATATCTCCTCGCGACACCCTTCTCAACTTCACTCTGGATCTCCAAGATCCTCCATGCCAATCTCTCCAGGAAGTCTGGTTCTCCTTCAGAATTGAAGTGCTTCGATGTCGAGAACATTACCTGTTTAGCTAGAATCCCTCCAACCCTGAGATTTAATCATATCCTGAGACCAGAAAGCATAGCAGCCACCATCGAGGAAGGaaatgaggaggaggaagagtatGGGAGTCGCAAGTCTCACAACAGTGCCCTGGCTTCAGAGGAAGGGACGGCTAAAGGGAAGGGTCATTGGAATGACATGCATAAGTTTCTACTGGCCGGCACAGTGTCCACAGTCATATCCAG GACGTGCGTTGCGCCATTGGAGAGAATAAAGCTGGAATGCATCGTCCAGGGATCAAAGCGTCCATTGGTGAAGATAGTCCAGTGTATCTGGACTGCAGAAGGGTTGAGGGGATTCTGGAAGGGCAATGCACTCAACCTCCTCCGCATGGTACCTTTCAAATCCATCAATTTCATTTGCTACGACATGTATTTGGATTGGCTCCTCAACTCCCCGGGGAAGAAGGAGATCACAAATCACGATAGACTCGTTGGGGGTGGCATCTCCGGCCTCCTGGCCACCGTGATCTGCATTCCTCTCGACACC ATAAGGACGAGGCTGGTTGCGCCGGGCGGCGACGCTCTCGGGGGAGTGGCAGGCTGTGTCTCTCACATGGTGCAGAATGAAGGCTTCCTCTCGCTCTACAAGGGCCTGGCTGCCGCCCTCATCAGCATGGGTCCGGCGAGCGCAGTCTTCTACACGGTCTACGACATCCTCAAGAGCTCTCACCTCTccgagacgaagaagaagaggactGAACTAGGTCCTGCGTGGACCTTAGCATACGGTGCAATTGCAGGGGCATGCTCTGAGACCGTGACGTATCCTCTGGAAGTCATCCGGAGGCAACTCCAGCTCCAGCAATCCACCAACCTGGGCCTGGCTTCCGCCTTCATCGATCTGGTGAAGAGACGAGGAGCCGAGTCTCTCTTTGCAGGACTAGTTCCGAGCACACTTCAG GTGTTGCCTTCTGCAGCTTTGAGCTATTTCTTCTACGAGATGATGAAATCTATATTGAAGATCTAG